TTGATTACAGTCTACGCCACGTTTAACAGATGTCAGCCTCAGACACGATAAACTCGTGCTCCTAGTTTGGACTCACCGCAAGAGCATCAGGATTGACTCCATTCTCGATCAAAGACACGCAGAGAGAAAGTTCAGTTCGATCCAGGTTCGTGTTCTTGAGTGTCGAATGAGTTAGCAAACCACTGCATCTGAGACGCATGGATCTTGACAGCCATATTGAAGAATGGGGGAAATGAACTGCATACAAGGAGGGTTGAGATCTCGTGAAGAATGTCAATAACCTCACGAGCGGCCTGGCGCTTATCATCGGATTGCGGGGGCATTTTGGAAAAAAAACCTGTATCAAGGTTTAAACTCTCAGTTATTCAAGGCGGTTCCAGTGGCTCCCAAGCGCGTCTGGGTTGTTTCAATGAAGTGCAGAAAGAGTGTTAACTACCTAAGACGAGTGTCGGGCTGGCCTTTTGAGTGGTGGTGATTGATGCCCTTGCGGGTCTGGTAAGAAAATGGTAACGTTACGACGTCCTTACCTACTAAAGTGAGGATTTTCAGGAACAGCACCAGAACTGCAACTTTcctataattataatttgGAAGTCACCATCACAGCGATTCTACGTGAATTAGCGTCAAATTGGAAATATCCTGGATATCATGCATTGTCTTAATTTCGGCCGTAACTATACTCCGGTCTCACACTTCAAACCGAGTTGAATGTAGATCCTGAGGGGTTCGAGAATGCCAGAGGATCTGACCATATCGGACATTCGTTTTTTGGGCAAGACCTAGGCAATGATTGAGGTTTTTTCTCAGATCACACGCATCGAGAATAACACTTTCCCCGCTAGTGTGCTGTTCCCGTTTGGTGAGGAGCTCTGTCGCAGAAGCCTCACGCTGGAGTGCTCTATGACAAAGCAAGCAACCACTACCATACCGCTTTACGTTTGGCAGAAAGGGATTGCACTCCTTCATAATGATTGCATTTCAGAGGCCGAAAGGATATTGAGGTGCAACTGATGAAATATATTCGGACTCGGTTGCAGAGTGTTCATCTATGGGTGGATAATGCTTAAGGCCTCAGTCTGCACGGTCTTTGTATATACACAATGGCTTTGAAGAATAAGAGGAGTCTCTCGATCACTACGCTCTATACCGCGCTGAGACCAAAATGatccttgaccttgaacGTGGCACATGAGCATGCCCTAGTCACTTGAGTCTCGAGCCTAGAGTCTGGACTCACTCCTGGGCCTCCCCTTTGACCCTTCGGCCCTGGAGGGCCTGACCTCGGGGAATTAAAATTCAGTGAATATTGGAGCTAGGGGTTTTATAGTTTGCAATTCCTCAACCCCTCAATTCCCCGAGGGCTGTCCGAGCTCAGGAATCAATGGGTGAGGTTGGTCCGAGGCGGATGGCTGCTTGAAGCATCCCTTGCAGGGGCTGCATTTCGCAACGTGAGATCCATCGCGCCCGACCCGTGTTCTCTCACCATTCCCATACCATTGTGACGTCAAACATATCTAGGTATGGCTCTTTTGAAGGGACGCGAAAGGCTTGAGTTCTCCTGTATAGGATGGCCCTTGGGCGCGGACGCCCTGGGGGAATGTCCCCTAAGGACACCATTTTCCCACTCGTGCTGCCTTTCGATTCCATCTTTCAATTTCTACAAACCTGCCCCTCGCCTTGAAGAACTGCCCATCTTCAGATGTCCTTGGAGGCTTTTTGCAACCGCCGTTCTCTGGGTTTCAGTTGATATCCGCATTTTGAGCTATGGCGCGCCTCGCATTGATTCTCTTAGGCTTTCTGTTAGCAGTCAATGCGACAGTGGTTGCGAATTACCCGCTGAATGCGCAACTGCCTCCTGTGGCTCGAGTATCACATGAGTACCACTTCGTCTTCTCGCAGGGCACCTTTGGTGGAAACGACTCGGAAACGACATATTCGCTGTCATCAAACGCACCATCATGGCTAAAGGTTGATAGCAAGTCTCGTACCTTGTCGGGTACTCCCCAGAAAGAAGATGTCGGATCACCTAAGTTCGATCTTGTAGCGACTGACAAGTCCGGGTCTGCTAGCATGGAAGTTACTCTCATCGTTACCACAGACGATGGCCCGAAGATGGGGAAATCCATCGTCCCTCAACTCCAAGCGATGGGACCGACATCTTCTCCGTCCAACCTTATTGTGCACTCCGGCGATTCATTCTCGATCTCTTTCGACCAGGAGACTTTTACAAACACACGCCCGTCGACAGTATACTACGGAACGTCATACCCAGACAATGCTCCTTTACCTTCGTGGATTGGGTTTGATCAGTCGGGCCTTCGGTTTCACGGTATTGCACCCAACATTGGGCCTCAGGGTTTCAAATTCAACCTGGTTGCTTCTGATGTGTTGGGGTTCAGCGCAGTGACCCTGAGTTTTGAAATTACTGTCAGCCCTCACATTTTCTCGTTCAATCAAAGCTCCTATACGTTGTTTGTTACCGGCGGAAAGGAGCTCACCAGCCCAAAATTCGGCGACACTTTGATCCTAGACGGGAACAAACCGACAAGCGATATGCTAGCAGACACCAAGTTCGACGCCCCAGACTGGGTGGAAGTGGACAAGAAATCCTTATCATTCAAAGCAACCCCTCCCACGAATGGGAAGGATAGCAACGTGACAATCCGAGTGACGAATATATATCAGGATATAGCCGAGCTTATCGTCTCACTACAATACTCACAATTCTTCCGGGATGATTTCGACGGCGAATGTGATGCTGTTATCGGCCAATATTTCGCATTTGCATTTAATAGTTCCGTCCTTACCGATGACTCTGCTGAGCTAGATGTTGACCTTAAACAACAACCATCTTGGCTCCATTACAATCGTAACAACAAAACCCTCTATGGCGGAGTGCCGTCAGATATCGACACAGGCACCTACAAACTTCAGTTGACAGCTCGGGAAGGGACCGCAGAGAGTAACAAGACATTCACCATCAACGCTGTGAATGGAGACAACTCGAACCGAGATGGAGCTACGGGAAGTGCCGGTGGGTCCCGTGCGAACAAGGCAGGCATTATAGTGATGGCAATATTCATACCCTTAGGATGTGTTGGCATTGCTCTACTTCTTCTCTATTGCTGCCGACGTAGACAAAGGTCGAccaaagatgaagacgaaCAAGGACTTGAAGAGAAAGCACTTCCACCAGGCCCAGGCCCTCTTGGGCCCGGATTATCACATTGCCAGCCCTTTGAAAAGACGACACAGGGAAAGCCACCGGCTATGGGTGACAATTTACCGCCTGAGTCAAAACCCCCGAAATTGGAGCTAGAGCCATGGTGGAACGTTAGCAGCGAAGTCCGCAATGAAGAAAACCAAGCAGCAGCGCCAGGCAAGGAGAATACTTTCTCAAGTTCAACGATTGACTGGGAATTTACTCCATTGCGAGACCTGGAAGATGAAAACAAACCACCCGAAGAGCCCGCTACCAAACCCAGTCGGCTTTCTTTTCAAAGCAGTCCGCCAGTGCGTAGGGGCGCTTCCAATCGTTCTGGGAGACGAGAGCCACTCAAGTCAATCCAACCAAGACGGTCTATGAAGCGAAACTCGGCTTTATCGTCCCGATCAAAACGGTGGTCCAAACGATCAAGTGGCATCTCCTCGGTGTCTAACGGTCTCCCAGTGAGGCTCAGCGGTGCCGGGCATGGAGCGGGTGGGTTTGGACCACCAGGACATGGGTTTGTGAAGGTCTCCTGGCAGAACACGCAGGCGTCTTTGCAGAGTGAGGAAAGTAACCTGGGAAATTTGGCGCCGCTgtttcctcgccctcctACTCGTATGGGCGACAATCAGGATCACACAAAGAGAACGAGCATGCGTACCGTGGACCGTGACAGCATGACACTGTCCGAATCTGATTCGCTAGAGGCGTTTGTCCAAGGTCGTGTAAGAAGCCGGCATTCCTCCAACCCATTCATTGCTGGTCCGATCACTCGTCGAGTATCATCTAGTCTTCGGGCCCTAGAGCGGGCTCGAAGCAATGCTAGCCGCGCGGATACTGTCAATAGTAGCACGGACAACGATGACTGTCGGCGCCGAGAACGCCCCTGTTCTACGGCAATGTCAGGATCTATTTATACAGACGACTATCGACATTCTGCATACCTTAGCTCCTTATCAGAAGAATCACCGACTGTGCAGCCACTGGGTGCTTTGAACCACGGGCCAAGTCAATCAAGTTTGGCGCAGCATTATTCCAAGATCATTTCGCCGCTACCGCGGTTTTTCAGCGAGTTGAGTCTGAACAACGCCAGACGCGATGATGTTGGCGCAGCCCGTATTCCCGATGATCACCAAAACTTCCCGAATCCTCGCCGTTGGTCCCGATCGAGCCCGTCGCTACAGAATTGGCGGAGGCTCCGGAAGAGCCCTTCAGCGTCCTCTATCCAACAAGAGGCGAAAGCTCGTCGGGTGAGTTTGATGCGAGCGTCTGAGCGGGACCCGAGCTATCAACGTGGACTACAAAGAGAGCCCACGGGAAGCTTATTGAGCAGTGATATAGCGTTTGTTTGATGTTAGTTTGCTTGTCTTGTTTAAGTTGGCCGAGATACCACTTTTGTTCGGTTTAAAGAGCGGCTCTAGCATTTATTTTGTGTAACGTTAGCATAAATCGAGGTTCATTATTGCGAACAAGTCTATCCATAGCTTGTAGCCAAGTGTACTCCGGAATTAATTCACCAACACTGACACATGGAGgataactaactagttatatgAAGGATCTGATTCAGCTGGGCTTTTAGGTCTTACCCAGGAGCTGGGCGACAGCGATGATTGGACCCATAAATGCTTCATGACCGCGGCATGGTGTGATTGACAGAATTTTCACTTCGAAGCCAATGAGGGGCCGAGCTGGACATCCCAAGCTCTATGGAAGTTGTTTCAATGAGCCGGCGTATTGCATCTTCAGCTGTTGCCTCACTCCATAGTGCATCTTCATGGGGGTCAACCTTGGTGAAGGTCATGTGGAGTAACCAGCGCTAAGCGTTTTCGTCGGACTTTGATCATCTCGGCAGCACGCGACTGGAAAATTTGCACTCGCCCTTGCGCTTCACGAAACAAGTGTGAAATTTCTGTTAGGGGAATCTGACACATTGGGCTGACTTGTGTTTATTTTCTGGGGTCAATCATAATCAACTGGGCTTGATATAGTCTATACAGACAAGAGTATAAGCGGCGCCCGGGGATGTCTCCAATTCATAGTAACAGTGACAGTATTTATGTATTCAATGGCCCGGATCtctttaagataattaaACAAAGACTGAAGGTCAAGATAAGTTCATTAACAAAGTCTCCACTTAACATCATCCCTGATGAACACCTTCAAAGGGCTGGCCTGGGCTGgtctgctggttctgggaCTGTCCCGCACGCCGCCTATCCATTCTGCCCtcttgccctccttctctcccaCCTGATTCTGctctctcccctccccctctctTCTTGCCCAATTTCCCTTCGCTCAACCTCTTGCTGGGCTTCTGTGATCCTGGCCTCTTTGTCTGTTCTTCAAAAGTTAATTGTGACCCAATAGAAATCATGGGCCAGACCTTGTCAGAGCCTGTCGTTGATAAGGTGCGTGAAAACTGTCTGAATCAAGTTTGCTGCCTTGAAACCCCTCTGTCTCTCTCCCCACACCACAACCATCCGATTGCGATTCCAAATCCTTTTCCTATCTAGCCTGCTATTCCTGCTGCCAACGGCGAACCCCTTGAACATACTGTTGTCTGCCATCATACTTCTTATCACTCGAGTTATCACGGACCAATCCGCGGATCGTCATCCATTTTATCcgtgctttttttttcttcgccCGAGGAGTTCCAGATTCGTGGCCCATCTCTGCGGGGTCCCCGTTCGAGCACGACGAAAAGCCTTTCCCACTCCTACAAACCGATCGTCTTCTTTTCCTATCTATCATATGAACTGCGTGCATCTATTTCCGATATTCTCGCTAATTCCCTTGTGACATGTTTAGACTTCGTCGGAAGGTCAAGATGAATGCTGTATATACGGCGTTTCGGCCATGCAGGGCTGGCGAATCAGCATGGAGGATGCCCATGCCGCCGTCCTAGATCTCCAAGCGAAAGAAACCGGCTCGAATGACAAGCCGACCGATCCTGATAAGCGCCTTGCTTTCTTCGGAGTATACGATGGCCACGGTGGAGATAAAGTCGCTTTATTTGCGGGGGAGAACGTTCACAAGATTGTCGCAAAACAGGAAACCTTCTCAAAAGGTGATGTCGAGCAGGCTTTGAAGGATGGTTTTCTCGCTACCGATCGAGCTATCTTGGAAGGTTCGTAAAATGCTACCTTGAGGGGACTTTGCTTCCATTATTCCCTTCCCAGCTCGTCCATGTCGAGGCCTAACCCGGTTAGATCCCAAATATGAGGAGGAAGTCTCCGGTTGCACTGCCGCCGTGAGTGTGATTTCGAAACACAAAATTTGGGTGGTAGGTCTTCAATGTGATCTACGAAAAAGGAAATTGGTCAATAACAAAATATATCGCAGGCAAACGCTGGTGATTCACGTTCCGTTTTGGGTGTCAAGGGTCGAGCAAAGCCTCTTTCGTTCGATCACAAGCCGCAGAATGAAGGTTCGTGGCTAAATTCCGGTTCAAATATTTCGGACCTGTGATGTTCTAACAAATGGTTTATAGGCGAGAAAGCTCGAATTAGCGCTGCAGGTGGTTTCGTTGACTTCGGCCGTGTCAACGGCAATCTCGCCCTGTCGCGTGCGATTGGAGATTTCGAATTCAAGAAAAGCCCCGAACTGTCTCCTGAACAACAGATTGTTACTGCCTATCCGGATGTCACGGTCCATGATCtcaccgacgacgatgagtTTTTAGTAGTTGCTTGCGATGGTAAgtttcgtcatcatcctttttcttttcgggCCCAACTTTGACTTCCGGATTCGGCCCCTAATATTGTACAGGCATCTGGGATTGCCAGTCTTCCCAGGCTGTAGTTGAATTTGTTCGCCGCGGTATTGCGGCCAAGCAGGACCTTTACCGGATCTGTGAAAACATGATGGATAACTGCCTCGCCTCGAACAGTGAAACCGGCGGAGTCGGCTGTGACAACATGACAATGGTTATCATAGGTCTTCTCAACGGTAGATCCAAGGAGGAGTGGTATAACCAGATTGCGGAGCGGGTTGCTAACGGCGATGGCCCTTGTGCTCCGCCTGAGTACGGCAAGTCTCTTGAGGAACCCACGGCCTCTAATCCCTACTGACTAAACGGTGGGGAGTACAGCTGAATTTCGAGGACCTGGAATTCGTAACCAGTTCGAGGAAAACCCCGATGAGTACGAGCTCGACCATGATCGAACCCGCCCATTCAGCGTGCGTCCCGGTAGAATAATTCTTTTGGGAGATGGCAGCACGTTAATTCCAGAAAAGCAGACCAACGAGGAACTCTTTGACCATACCGAGGAAGACCAGGATCTCTCCAACCAAGTGCAGCGCCAGGATTCGGATACAGAAAGGAATGAACGCGAAGGTACCCCTGGGCCTCAGTCCGGAAACGCCCAGACGGATAAATCTGCGCCCAGCACTTCAGAGACTTCGACCAGTCCTGGAACACCGCAGAAACCCGCCTCTTCGTAGCCACGCCATGAAATTTACGCCTGATTCCCTTCCTTTTGGTTCTTGAAACGACCTTCGTGTGATGTACGACCCCacacccgccgccgccttcACTCCCGGATCTGAAGTCTCACGTTTCTGCCCCATCTAACGTCGCTTATTGAGTTATATTTCTTCTGATTGATCGGCTCTTTCGTGGTGATGGCTAAGGGGGAAGATGCGAAAAGAGACGGACTATTTTGatcctcttctatctcttGTTTTTTATCCCATTTTCATTACCTTTTAACGAACCTCCCCCCAGGTCAATTCGCCTTTCGTGTCACTCAGGATAGATATCTAAGAGAGTTCgtggagggggtggaggCATTTTTTTTCCCTgtcatctttcttctccctGTTTGCCGATGCCGCAAGCGGCAGGCCTCATGAGAGTACGTTTGTTTCATGTCTCGACATAAGATaccgcaacaacaactaTTGACGAACCATTTCCCCCCTTAATCTTCCATGATTTCCACTATATTTGACATATTTCTTCACAGTTTGCGCCGTCAATTTGTCTTTCGTGATATGGCGCTCTCCGTTATCCGTGGCCGCTAGGATCCTTCCTTCTAGTTCACAAACCCAACAGTGGCTGGAAAGCCTGGGGCCACGTTTTACACATTGCACTTATGTCGGCGTAACCGGAGAAATTCAGTCTACGGCATGAATCTCGTTGTGTCAGCAAGGGAGTTTCTGGAGACGTGACGGACGAGATCCACGTTTGTGGCGTCCTGTTTCATATCGTATGCAGATAGAATCTGTTGGCTGCTATTATTGTAAATACTCTCTTCACCGTTCTTGCATTGAAAGTACTAGCACCTAAAATTGCGTCTTCACCTAAGTTGCTTAGTGCCCCCGAAAGGATCAAGGGGCCAAGGCAGCAGCGCAACCAAGCTTGAGCCTCCTCCTGGTCGGGTCGTGGCGCAGTATACCAAGGTAGTCTTAGTGCTGATCAGTTTTCGTAAGCACAAGTATGTGTATTATACATATATTACATTTAGCTGCAAGTTAGAGTCGTATATTATTGCGCAATATAGCTGTAATTCCGTTTCAATACGTGTCATATACCACGTGCTGTGAATGCTTTGATCACTCGAAATTTTTTGGCCCCTATtcaaagagaagaaacagGAGAGATGCTGCCATCAAACAATCCTTCCTGCTCTTCGGATTGTGCTAGGTCTTGCATTCCGAACTGTACGAAGTGCTGTCGTGTATCCTTCCTGGCTTAGCCGAAAGAAACGCGAACCGTTAACAGCTCTCGAAGCTCAGTCGGCGACTCCCGCAACGTCTTCTTTTCCGTTCCGTGACCCTGATTTTAGTATCCCCCCACGCCGCGACCAACTCACGCCCACCCCGGGTCTTCTCTCATTCAATCGTTCTCAATTTCTCCCCCCGCCCCCCAAACCTCTTGCGCCCTCGTACATATCGACAGAAGTTGAGCAGTGCTCCCTCAGTCCGACATCATGTCTTCCCCAATTTCCAGCAAACGCAAGCGCGCCAATTCCCAACACTTGTCAACAGCAGATATCGCCAAATCATCCACCACCgatcttcaacaaccatcGTCACGCGATGCCtcgggcgaagaaggcgacgaTTCGACTGGTCCGGCCATCCCGCCAGTTGTCAAGGCCACTACCAGCAACCACCCGTCAAAACGGGCTCGAAAAGCTTCAGTGAGCGAGGCACGAAATGTTTCATCTAATGGTGACGCCGGAAAAGACTCTTCAATTAGCAAAGAGGATCCGGGTGAACCATCTGAGACTACACCGGCAAGCAGTGACATCGAGGGCCACATCAGAGATCGACCGGACCTGCACGTGGACACCGTTCGTGAGCAGGAGTTAATGAAGCCTCCCGTCCTCGGTCAAGTACAGGATCCTGCTGGTGGATATAAGACCAACCCGCCTCCAGAGGACCGTCCGGTTCGGGTGTATGCAGATGGTGTGTTTGATCTGTTCCATGTGGGGTGAGTTTCTGCGTTCCTGCTGCTCGACAATTTTTGACCTGCAACATTCATTTTCGCTGAACCGTGCTAACATACTATTGATAGTCATATGCGGCAACTCGAACAGGCTAAAAAGGCTTTCCCGGATGTGTATCTTATAGTTGGTGTTACTGGAGACGACGAGACTCACCTGCGGAAAGGTCTCACGGTTTTGAGCGGGGCGGAGCGGGCGGAAAGTGTTCGACACTGTAAatgggttgatgaggtctACCCTAACTGCCCGTGGATTGTCACCCCAGACTTCATCGATGAACATCAAATCGACTACGTTGCACACGACGACTTGCCGTATGGAGCCGCGGAAGGAGACGATATTTATGCTCCTATCAAGGCACAAGGGAAGTTCCTCGTTACTCAGCGGACAGAGGGTGTCAGCACAACTGGTGTTATCACGAGGTACGTTTGTATTTCCAGTTCAGCTGCGTGTATTTATTAACAACGTTTGCAGAATCGTCCGCGACTACGACCGTTATATCTCGCGGCAATTCAAGCGTGGAGCGTCCAGACAGGAGTTGAACGTgtcgtggttgaagaagaacgaATTGGAAATCAAGCGACATGTCTCAGAGCTCCGGGACAGCATCATGACCAATTGGACAAACACTGGCCAGGAGCTGAGCCGGGAGTTGCGGCAACTGTGGAATTCGCGGCCCAACAGCCCGGCTCCAAGTGCAAGGAACAGTATGGACTTTGGAAGCCCACGCGGCGTCGTCAGCCCTACAGGCGGCAGCAAGTCACATGTTTCTCGCGTCGAAGCCTTGGGTCGCCCAGAAAGCATCAATGGGAGGGGAGAGCCAGACTTCGCAACAGGTTACAGCTTGGGGCTGATCGGAGGGGTTAGGGCATGGGTAAGCTTCACTCCAAAATCTTGATTAATGTAGCACAACTAACAAGCAGCAGATGCGTAGTCGCCGATCTCTCGTTGAAAGCCGAGCCCAGTCGCCAAccagcgaagaagaacacGAATCTGAGCAGGAGCGCATCAATGGCTTCACAGGGCCAGCCCATCAAAGAGAGTAACTTGCCAGCCTCTCGAGTCAAAATATTTCGATTTTCGAGGATGCATCATCCATCGTTTCATTGTCAGGCTGATCTTGGTCCATATGGTACATAAGACAAGCGAGCCTGACGCTACTCTTGTTAGCTTAgggaattttttttttctcttcatctccgtTCATCTCTGGCATCCTCTAATCAAACCATATGAGAGTCTATTGTTGGCCAAATTGACACGGGTACTGTATTTTCGATTTTCACTTGCACCAACATTTGCATCTcattataattttttttaattgTACAACACTCGAAAGAACGCAACAAGCATGGGGGGAGGGACATTACAAACGGACATTCTGACGTTGATTTGATTATTAGTACATGCATGGGACGAAATTGACAGCTCCCCGTTTTCATcattgttttttttttgttttgcacTGGATAAGTGGACTATTTGTTCAGGTAATAGTAATAGAGTTGAATGCTCTTTTTCTCGATATAGAGTAAATGGGTATGTGGAGGAAATTACACCTAGCAGAACGTGAATAGCACATGCAAACAATAAACAAGTTGCCTGCTCTTTtgtctattaatattataatatgCGCCAAGTGCTTTTTTCTCCTCTAGCCTATATTGAATGTAACCGAGGGCAGTCTTCAAACCATAAATTATCAAAGCTAATGGATGTCAAATGGGTATCAATCAATGCTATATAAAGCGAAACCATGCGCACACAATCTTACTCAGAACACAAATAGTTTCGATCCACATAGATCTATTCAGGTTCAAAACACCTCTCAAGCGGCAGTAATGGCCAACCTCGGCCTCATTCCCCGTTGAACCCCGCGCTCCATATCCTCCGTCTCAACCGCACACCGTCTTAACAACTCCAACTGCACCGATAAGTCCTGCACCCCCGGTAAAGAAGGCAGCGCTTCTCCTCTCTTCGAACACATGACCATGCGCAAATGATCCCTTAGCATCACCGCATCCCTTACCAAGTCACCCTCGAGAACCTCCTTGGCAACCGCATCGCACTTTGCCGTGATCCCCAGCTCGAAGGACCGCAGGCCCCGAACGCAGAGCAACGGCGCAACCCAGGGCTCAGCGATCGAGAGACGGAGTCTGTTTCCACCTATTACacctcctgctcctgctcctgctccgtTACCCGCGGCGGCAGGAGCACCGGCAGGAGTACCTGCAAACGATCCCAAATCAACAATGAGCGCCAAGTCCTCCAGCCCATTCAACGCAGCAACCCTGTTCCAAAACAGTACCCAGAGCCAATCATTATGCGTATGCGAGTAGATGGAGCTCTTATGTTCCTCCCCCGCCATGGGCTGCCAAACGGGCATCCATTGAACGGTGAGTTTCTTGATTGCATGGAGGTGGTCTGCGGAGATGGACAGgctgaaggcgatgaaggtcGTTAGgtcgtcgacgtcgaaggcGGAGTTCTTGTAGAGGATCGAGGATGCTTCGGCGTAAATGGCGCGGCAGGTGCGGAGGAGGGCGACCGACGAGTTGCTTAGCTGCGAGGGGAGGGAAGGGTGGGTGTGTGGGTAGAGCATGCTGTTGCTAGTGGCACTGGTGCTACTGGCGTTGTCTGTAGGCGAGGAAGCTGCAGAAGTAGCTAGGTCGTTGGCTCGCCAGCGCGCGGGGGTGACGGGGCAACAGCGCCGGTTTTTATCGAGGGACGAAGTGGTGTTGGTGCAGCGGACGTGCCGAATTTTGTCTTTGACCTGGACGAGGTGAACGACTTGGTCGCCAAAGGCGTATTCATAAATCATGAGGCGGATTTCGAGAGGTAGTTTTGTGAGGAGGGCGCATGTTGATTGTGGGATCATCGAACGGGCGTGGGGATCGATGGGAGGTGAGGATGTAGACAAGGCGTTGCTGTCGAGGGATAGCGAGAGTGGCGCGCATATCTTgcgggcttggatgaggTCGCGGACGGTCTCTTTCCATCGATGGCCTGTTGAGTAGTAGTGGAAGATGGAGTAGGGGTCCCGGAGGATCCAGGCGTCGAAATGGCGCATTGTGACAGCAGTAAAAAGGAGTCTATGGATCTAAGTCTATAAGGTGGATCTGGAAATCGGAAGATCTCGACGTTAAAAGACGGGACGAGATGTGTATGAAGATTAATCTGCGAATACACACAAAGCAGCAAGTGTCAAGAGGCAAGTGAATTGAGTCAGCTCCGCTCCCCTTATATACGCCGTACAGCCAACATGTCACCCAAGACCAGATAAAAAGACGCCAGCTCCACCCACCCA
This region of Aspergillus puulaauensis MK2 DNA, chromosome 5, nearly complete sequence genomic DNA includes:
- the PTC2 gene encoding PP2C family serine/threonine-protein phosphatase (COG:T;~EggNog:ENOG410PGQI;~InterPro:IPR000222,IPR036457,IPR001932,IPR015655;~PFAM:PF00481;~go_function: GO:0004722 - protein serine/threonine phosphatase activity [Evidence IEA];~go_function: GO:0016791 - phosphatase activity [Evidence IEA];~go_function: GO:0043169 - cation binding [Evidence IEA];~go_process: GO:0006470 - protein dephosphorylation [Evidence IEA]); translation: MGQTLSEPVVDKTSSEGQDECCIYGVSAMQGWRISMEDAHAAVLDLQAKETGSNDKPTDPDKRLAFFGVYDGHGGDKVALFAGENVHKIVAKQETFSKGDVEQALKDGFLATDRAILEDPKYEEEVSGCTAAVSVISKHKIWVANAGDSRSVLGVKGRAKPLSFDHKPQNEGEKARISAAGGFVDFGRVNGNLALSRAIGDFEFKKSPELSPEQQIVTAYPDVTVHDLTDDDEFLVVACDGIWDCQSSQAVVEFVRRGIAAKQDLYRICENMMDNCLASNSETGGVGCDNMTMVIIGLLNGRSKEEWYNQIAERVANGDGPCAPPEYAEFRGPGIRNQFEENPDEYELDHDRTRPFSVRPGRIILLGDGSTLIPEKQTNEELFDHTEEDQDLSNQVQRQDSDTERNEREGTPGPQSGNAQTDKSAPSTSETSTSPGTPQKPASS
- a CDS encoding putative transmembrane glycoprotein (COG:S;~EggNog:ENOG410PFMN;~InterPro:IPR013783,IPR015919,IPR006644;~PFAM:PF05345;~SECRETED:SignalP(1-17);~TransMembrane:1 (n4-15c21/22o431-453i);~go_component: GO:0016020 - membrane [Evidence IEA];~go_function: GO:0005509 - calcium ion binding [Evidence IEA]), with product MARLALILLGFLLAVNATVVANYPLNAQLPPVARVSHEYHFVFSQGTFGGNDSETTYSLSSNAPSWLKVDSKSRTLSGTPQKEDVGSPKFDLVATDKSGSASMEVTLIVTTDDGPKMGKSIVPQLQAMGPTSSPSNLIVHSGDSFSISFDQETFTNTRPSTVYYGTSYPDNAPLPSWIGFDQSGLRFHGIAPNIGPQGFKFNLVASDVLGFSAVTLSFEITVSPHIFSFNQSSYTLFVTGGKELTSPKFGDTLILDGNKPTSDMLADTKFDAPDWVEVDKKSLSFKATPPTNGKDSNVTIRVTNIYQDIAELIVSLQYSQFFRDDFDGECDAVIGQYFAFAFNSSVLTDDSAELDVDLKQQPSWLHYNRNNKTLYGGVPSDIDTGTYKLQLTAREGTAESNKTFTINAVNGDNSNRDGATGSAGGSRANKAGIIVMAIFIPLGCVGIALLLLYCCRRRQRSTKDEDEQGLEEKALPPGPGPLGPGLSHCQPFEKTTQGKPPAMGDNLPPESKPPKLELEPWWNVSSEVRNEENQAAAPGKENTFSSSTIDWEFTPLRDLEDENKPPEEPATKPSRLSFQSSPPVRRGASNRSGRREPLKSIQPRRSMKRNSALSSRSKRWSKRSSGISSVSNGLPVRLSGAGHGAGGFGPPGHGFVKVSWQNTQASLQSEESNLGNLAPLFPRPPTRMGDNQDHTKRTSMRTVDRDSMTLSESDSLEAFVQGRVRSRHSSNPFIAGPITRRVSSSLRALERARSNASRADTVNSSTDNDDCRRRERPCSTAMSGSIYTDDYRHSAYLSSLSEESPTVQPLGALNHGPSQSSLAQHYSKIISPLPRFFSELSLNNARRDDVGAARIPDDHQNFPNPRRWSRSSPSLQNWRRLRKSPSASSIQQEAKARRVSLMRASERDPSYQRGLQREPTGSLLSSDIAFV
- a CDS encoding mitotic-spindle organizing protein 1 (COG:Z;~EggNog:ENOG410PS3P;~InterPro:IPR022214;~PFAM:PF12554;~go_component: GO:0008274 - gamma-tubulin ring complex [Evidence IEA];~go_process: GO:0033566 - gamma-tubulin complex localization [Evidence IEA]) codes for the protein MPPQSDDKRQAAREVIDILHEISTLLNTNLDRTELSLCVSLIENGVNPDALATVIKDLRREGDATSRAPPNESPE